One Asterias rubens chromosome 1, eAstRub1.3, whole genome shotgun sequence genomic region harbors:
- the LOC117295106 gene encoding rab3 GTPase-activating protein non-catalytic subunit-like has product MSCVLTNIGCFEDSFAVRKFLFPNNKEAKKEDIGLDGWDDADWGWNQDEEEEESKEEKKDEQENWLQECQMSLSPTNDLMVMAYEERVVFLQQKWDPRDDDGIDYRYHTVYKGALNQDEGECVTSVLCIPLASQKRSSHGAPNWTCVVVGFTSGYVRMYTETGALLLSQLLHEDPILKLKCRTYEIPRYPGIAEQQEELTILYPSALVTIDGFSLFQSLRACRNQLARAAASGSDQIQPPPLAYKKWGLVRQDATTDHISCGVVTPCAFDQLNADSIIHGYTASVKATPPASSRYVTTGVGPFVGFFYALEGISQPLLSDVAMAMASKLKSAFLSAASGWFGIGGSRQGTEDQIGGNRHKPKVEPATSLPIR; this is encoded by the exons ATGTCGTGTGTGTTGACCAATATTGGGTGTTTTGAGGATAGTTTTGCGGTGCGGAAATTTCTCTTTCCCAATAACAAAGAAGCTAAAAAAGAAGATATTGGACTTG atgGTTGGGATGATGCTGACTGGGGATGGAACCAAGATGAAGAA GAGGAGGAGAgtaaagaagaaaagaaagatgAGCAGGAGAATTGGTTGCAAGAATGTCAAATGTCTTTGTCTCCAACAAATGACCTGATGGTTATGGCGTACGAGGAGAGGGTGGTATTCCTGCAAC AGAAATGGGACCCCAGGGATGACGATGGGATAGATTATCGATACCACACTGTCTATAAAGGAGCTCTCAATCAGGACGAAGG AGAGTGCGTGACCAGCGTTTTGTGCATACCTCTGGCATCTCAAAAGCGCAGTTCACACGGGGCACCAAACTGGACTTGTGTCGTTGTTGGCTTCACGTCTGGATATGTCCGTATGTATACTGAG ACTGGTGCACTACTGCTGTCTCAGCTCCTCCACGAGGACCCCATTCTAAAGCTCAAGTGTCGTACCTATGAGATTCCCCGGTACCCTGGGATAGCCGAGCAACAGGAAGAGCTGACAATACTGTATCCCAGTGCACTGGTAACCATCGATGGTTTCAGCCTGTTCCAATCCCTCAGGGCATGCAGAAATCAACTGGCAAGAG CTGCAGCCAGTGGCAGTGACCAGATTCAACCACCTCCTCTGGCTTATAAGAAGTGGGGACTAGTCAGACAGGATGCCACGACGGATCACATTAGCTGTG GTGTGGTAACGCCATGTGCCTTTGACCAGCTCAACGCAGACTCCATCATTCATGGATACACAGCGAGTGTCAAGGCCACGCCTCCTGCTTCCTCTCGCTATGTAACCACGGGTGTCGGCCCTTTTGTAGGCTTCTTCTATGCATTGGAG GGAATCAGCCAGCCATTATTGTCTGACGTTGCCATGGCAATGGCAAGTAAACTGAAGTCTGCGTTCTTATCTGCTGCAAG TGGTTGGTTTGGCATCGGCGGTAGCAGGCAGGGTACCGAGGATCAAATAGGTGGCAACAGGCACAAGCCAAAGGTGGAACCAGCCACATCTCTTCCAATCAGGTAA
- the LOC117291779 gene encoding E3 ubiquitin-protein ligase TRIM33-like has protein sequence MDIASTSSASNDCLEVVQVKKEFIDTEAKVVSLPEDIDDSTDISCPLCQDYFHEPKILDCLHTVCRPCLEKSVSKKEDGFKTVLCPVCDVETRALNGLTGLMNNNTLRGLVEEAVLKDKISGAVSKVRCQACVEDNTAVSRCMDCDNFLCLECQNAHQRLTALKNHNIVPMADLKSGKITFKSKLRDQNPKCSKHSDQNCCFFCITCEMLICTTCTVLDHRSPDHSYTDIEEAIDCCRSEVGSLMTQAERSRESFQDAETLTKHAESRLKQLNSNAQRKISAKADQEVAKIRNKERRLRGTLQLAYNKRVVALGKVRINNSKKVKMAKQNLKKIGKIMSRASHSEILSLKSKIKHHLKELNSTTRDSVPYGLSYVNFKESKSNKNLGKFLMTEKWDLKSNVGEEMENTNHFDDLLHVAAFPSGNLLIFDRGRNQLMVYSPAGVQMKILPDEVGPLSYSTAIAVASEDRIVVTSNSAEKRRVKIIGPENNVLFDVAPWADSEELACLTVVEGIPGKEIAVPFKIAVGDREKGRIGLLDDAGSLLKTIPADHIGQYLTFNRATQHLIYTNYEIGRLVAVDLDSNIVFSVETSDMSGNQVFPTGVCCDDLGEIYVAAQKSKCRSGKDEIYHYTPGGIFANTEVKELFDVYGITFNNDDSLVVADCRSLKIFHHKEN, from the exons ATGGATATTGCCAGTACAAGCTCCGCATCAAATG actgTCTTGAGGTTGTCCAAGTCAAGAAAGAGTTTATAGACACAGAAGCAAAGGTTGTTTCACTACCAGAGGATATTGATGATTCAACTGATATCTCGTGCCCTCTTTGTCAAGATTACTTCCATGAGCCGAAGATACTGGACTGTCTTCACACTGTTTGCAGACCGTGTCTGGAAAAGAGCGTGTCAAAAAAAGAGGATGGTTTCAAAACAGTCCTCTGTCCCGTTTGTGATGTCGAAACGAGAGCTCTGAATGGCTTGACGGGGCTGATGAACAACAACACCTTAAGAGGCCTGGTGGAGGAGGCAGTCCTCAAGGATAAGATCTCTGGCGCCGTGTCTAAGGTCAGATGTCAAGCATGCGTAGAGGATAACACCGCCGTCTCAAGATGCATGGACTGTGATAACTTTCTGTGTCTTGAGTGTCAGAATGCTCACCAGCGTTTGACAGCCCTGAAGAACCATAATATTGTACCCATGGCAGACCTGAAGTCCGGCAAGATCACCTTCAAGAGCAAGCTGAGAGATCAAAATCCCAAGTGTAGCAAGCACAGCGATCAGAACTGCTGCTTCTTCTGTATCACCTGTGAGATGCTGATATGCACGACGTGCACTGTGCTTGACCACCGCAGCCCGGACCACAGCTACACTGACATTGAGGAGGCTATAGACTGTTGCAGATCAGAAGTTGGGAGTTTAATGACCCAAGCAGAAAGATCCAGAGAGTCTTTTCAAGATGCCGAGACTCTGACCAAACACGCAGAGAGCAGGCTGAAGCAGCTGAACAGTAACGCCCAGAGGAAAATCTCAGCCAAAGCTGATCAGGAAGTCGCCAAAATCAGAAACAAGGAAAGACGACTGAGAGGGACGCTTCAGTTGGCTTACAACAAAAGAGTCGTAGCATTGGGAAAGGTAAGAATCAACAACAGCAAAAAGGTCAAGATGGCAAAACAAAACCTTAAAAAGATTGGCAAAATCATGTCACGAGCAAGTCACTCTGAGATTTTGAGCCTAAAATCCAAAATTAAGCATCATTTGAAAGAATTGAACAGCACAACACGTGACTCTGTGCCATATGGCTTATCATATGTCAACTTCAAAGAAAGCAAGTCTAACAAAAACCTGGGAAAGTTTCTGATGACTGAGAAATGGGACTTGAAATCAAATGTTGGTGAAGAGATGGAAAACACCAAccattttgatgatttgctcCATGTCGCAGCTTTTCCAAGTGGAAACCTCCTGATCTTTGACAGAGGTCGTAACCAATTAATGGTTTACAGTCCTGCCGGTGTGCAAATGAAGATTCTACCAGATGAAGTAGGCCCCCTAAGCTACTCCACTGCGATCGCTGTTGCTTCAGAAGACAGAATTGTTGTCACTTCTAACAGCGCAGAGAAGAGAAGGGTCAAAATAATCGGTCCAGAAAACAACGTCCTCTTTGATGTAGCACCATGGGCGGATTCCGAAGAACTTGCCTGCCTCACTGTGGTTGAAGGGATTCCAGGGAAAGAGATCGCAGTTCCCTTCAAGATTGCAGTAGGCGACAGAGAAAAAGGTCGAATTGGCCTTCTAGATGATGCTGGGTCTCTGCTAAAGACCATACCGGCCGACCACATCGGCCAGTATCTGACCTTCAACAGGGCTACTCAACACCTGATCTACACCAACTATGAAATTGGGAGACTGGTCGCCGTTGACCTCGACAGCAACATAGTCTTCTCTGTTGAAACGTCAGACATGAGCGGAAACCAGGTCTTCCCAACGGGGGTCTGCTGTGACGATCTGGGGGAGATCTATGTGGCAGCCCAGAAAAGTAAGTGTAGAAGCGGCAAGGATGAGATCTACCATTACACCCCCGGGGGTATTTTCGCCAATACGGAGGTCAAGGAACTGTTTGACGTTTATGGAATCACCTTTAACAATGACGATTCTCTTGTGGTAGCTGATTGCCGCTCTTTGAAAATCTTCCATCACAAAGAAAATTGA